AATAAATATGGATTCCTCGTGTGTACAATTTTAACGATGGATTTCATATATAACAAAAAATGAGAAATGGgctacaaaaaaaaattcccgGTTAGTCATATAATACTGTTTACTATTGACTTACTTTTAAAGCGGATCCCTATTTTTCCTAAGCGGGTAGGATGAAGATGACTTTTATACTGTCAGTTGGGGTAGGGGGACTGGGGAAGATGAAGGATTTGTCATACCATAGATATATATAATAGGGCGTTACTTTATATACCCCTCCGAAATATTAGTGGTACCCCTTTCGTTAGTTATGTAAGTTATAATCCGGTTAACTCAAAAATCGAGAACTTTTTTAGAAATATTGATACAGATATCCCCAACTTCCGTagataaaaaaaatcctaaacgaTGGCGAGGATCCAACATAGAAACTTTTTGCATAAGTTCTAACTTCTAATGGAGAATCTGCATTCTAACTAAACAATAATCACTGACAAGCAGTTGATTAGCAACAATAACTTCGATATCTTAGCCTCCTCGTTGGTTGAGTCCCTTTCTTCTTCTGATTCATTACCGTCCCTATCTTCAGGGACGGAGCTACTAACAGTCTAATGGGGACAGTTGTCCCCCCTAGATTTTGTTATGCTTCCTATATAGGTTCGGTAATTTTAGTACATAGGGGGACAAGTTTATAAGAGATAGTTGGAAAATTGGTAAGGGAAACTATAATTTGGTATTCTTCCCTTAATTACTAATTGTTTTCCAAGAATAAACAGTGTATATGAAAGTTTTCCTGGAATAAACTGTGTATAAAAACTTCAGATTGCAAGCAAATTTAAGAATCCAATAAGCAATATGCTAATCTGAAGATGGTAAATTGATTCAAAATGGTTAGATACCCTTAAAACTCTCAACCACACCCATCCCAACATGTTTATTATACACGAATTCATATATTATAATTTAACAAATATTTCAATGGGTTGGCGACCCAAAAATACATTAAGAAGACGAGAGAAAAAATTCGCGCCCTTCGGCCGCCTAACGAGTTTTAGAACATGACTTTCATCTGTCCCCCCTGAACAAAAGTTCTAGCTCCGTCCCTGCCTATCTTTATCGTTGGTATTGTTGTTGATTGTTATGGAGTTTCATGGCAACGAATCTAATTTCTTCATAATACCTACGTCTTCACCAGGGTATTGCTTTCTATGTCTTTTTCTTTGTTGTAATTGTTGTTGCAGTGGTGGAAATGGTGGTGAAGATGATTAATTGTCATCAGTGGACAGTGGAAGAGCAACAGGAGACGAACCCATCTCTGTTTTTCTTAAAGGGAATGTATGTCCTTTTCCATTCCGATCCATAGCGGAGACAAATTAACCGACGATAGATCTAACAGATTTGTATTCTATCCCATCAACCTTTTTACCGTAAAACAAGTTTCCAGTatcaaatctatcaaaccctACTTCAAATCTCAATAAGTACAATCAGAACAAAAAGATCCCCAAAGTTTCTAgggtgattttttttatttttaggggattttttttttattatctagGGTGATCGGTATTATTTCTTTCATTATTTAGTCTTCCTCCCAGATTAAAGTAATGATCTATCTACTCAATCCAATACGAGTTACAGAAAAATGAAGACATAGCATTAGAGTTATATCGATGGTCTTCTGTTTGTATCTCGGTCGGGGGTATACAAAGTTAACAAGTATGATGGGGTAGGAAGATGCGTTTTCAGGGTACATAGATAAAGGGGTACTATTATTGTTTTCTaggggtatataaaggaacacCCATATAATAATACTTGGTTACTTCTGGATATCTCTCAACTTCAACTTCTAGAAGATCTTTCTCTTTTCAACTTATATGAACCACTTGCACTTGTTCTTTGAATGTTGAAGTCCAAAAAGTAGACAGTTGGAAGTTTAAGTTGGGATTGGAGGCAAATCAAGAAATTCACTGAACAGGGGTACCTGCTTACTTTTTAGCATTTGCATTCACTCTACATATAGCACCAGAACCAAACTAAGAAATCAAAATCAGTGGCACAGATATTGGGCAAAAACTAAGACTAACttgaaaaaattatttaaaaCTGGAAAATTTCGTCCAAAGGTTGAGAGAGTGTCACATTAAACCAGAATAAAAAGTGCTATGATTTCAACTAGCTGTTATATCTACTTCTCTCCAAGCAAGAGTGCCTTTAAGATGGCATCACTCATACCATCACCAAAAGGGAACATATGCCCTGCACCCGTAAGCTCGTGGTAATGAACCCATGGAAGCTTTCCTGCGACGTATCGTTGAAGGGAAGCAGGCACAAGCAAATCTTCATCTCCTTGCCAGACGTGAACACTACCCTCGTTGTTCTGAAAAGGGTTCTCAATATCACTCATAGGATCAAACTCCCAACTTCCGAACCCGACCATCAAATCACGATGGAGAGACTCAAAATCACCTTGCTGCCTTATTTGTGCCTAATGAAATAGCAGGAAAATAAACAACTGTGGGCACTTATAACAAAAAATTAGCATGCTAGACAAATTAAGAGGTTTCAGGGAATAAGCGAAGTACCGCATGTTTTGTCCACTCGGCCAACTTGGGCAAGATTTCTTTATCTTGGCGAGAAAAAATAGCAGGATTGTGGGCAACTGCACTAGAAGGAGGAAACCATTTCTGAGTGTTCCACCAGTACGTGAGTAATGGGGCGTAATGAACTACCCGAAGTGCCCATTGGTCCTGTACAAGTTGTTCACTGTAGCCTTCTTTTGATACATTAGCTGGAAAGCCTGCCCACCAGTAATTGACAACAGGGGCTAGTAGCGCTGCACCTGATAATCTGTTATAGAAATCCAGTATTCTAAATTGAGATCGACTTCGAACTAGACCAAGAAACATAAACTGTGCAGATAATACAAATACAGGTCGAAAacagtaaaaaagaaaagaaaatgaaaacacccATATGTTTATCAACCTTAAAACTATAACTTTGAGAGATCATACCGATGAGGGATGTACTTAAGGCAACCCCAAGTTGCCTGTCCTCCCATAGAGAATCCAATTATGTAAAATTTGGAACCAAGACCCAATTGATCAGCAAGCTGTTCAACATCCAAAGCTGTACTTTTCTCAGTTCGTTTTGGATTTGCATCACTCTCGCAATACCCAGCTCTATCAAAAGACACCATATAGATGCCTAGTTCTTTAGCCAGTTCCTGCAAAAGCCAccattaaattaaccataaaccAGAGTTTAAAACCAATAGACGGAGAAATGGAGAAGTCAATGAAGTAGCTGTAATAGAAGAGAGTAGTACTTGAGTTAAGGGCATGTAATCAAGTCTGCAGGAATCGAACCCATGAATGTAGATAATCTTATATTTCGCTTGATCTTTCGACACCCCATGTTCTTTGTAAGCTAAATATCTTCCATCACTGAGCTTTACTCTTGATGCTGTAACAGGTGGGCCGCCCGGAGAACCAACAATCTTGGGTGGTGGAGGCAGAACGGTTTGATAAACCCATGCCATAAATCCCATCAACAGAACTAATGATATCGTCCGAAACATTCCTGAACAATGATACCAAATTCCAACCAAAAACATCAATTTTAGTAGATAAATGAACTTTTGTCAAACTCTTAATGTTCACAAACTAGAAAGCATTAAAAACAGGTAACTGGAACTAATTCTAATAACAAGAGAAATTGAGTAAGGACATAAATTAAAAGTTCAGAATCGTTAAAAAAGCAAGCAACCACTGACGATGATGAATACAAAAGAAAACGAAAGTTCACCTGATGAAACTTGGAATGAGTGCTGCTTTGATTTTCTGGTATGAGACCTTGCAGATATATTTTTCCTGCTTACTCCCGCCATTTGTGAAACCCACCACACTTGACCCCTTCTTATACCGATTTCTGAAAAAGACTTAATGCTATAGTGGCTCTGCCTCTCTGGGTAGGTTTGAGATTACTTgaaaagagagggagagagataATTATTCTAACCAGAAATTTCAATACTGTGCAGATGTAGTTGGTACAGTATTCGAATCAACTACCCATAATCATATATGGTCCACCTAAATAGTCAACAATCTGTAACCAAATGGGTAGGTATATGAACATTATTATTGTTTAATTAGAGTCTAAAGTCTAATTGTTAAACATAAAGggaaaaaagaaatgaaactCTCAAGTCTATACGGTCATAAGAAATCTCATGTTGAAGTGTTAAATAAATTAGATCAAAATTAATATAACTAATGGAACAGTAATTGCCGTTCCAACAGTTTACCTTGTAATTTAGTAGTGGAGCAGGTGGGTTTGTTTGTTGCACGTTAGCTCATCCAACTTTTGAATACAGTTGTAAGACTCAAAT
This DNA window, taken from Papaver somniferum cultivar HN1 chromosome 3, ASM357369v1, whole genome shotgun sequence, encodes the following:
- the LOC113355373 gene encoding uncharacterized protein LOC113355373, yielding MAGVSRKNISARSHTRKSKQHSFQVSSGMFRTISLVLLMGFMAWVYQTVLPPPPKIVGSPGGPPVTASRVKLSDGRYLAYKEHGVSKDQAKYKIIYIHGFDSCRLDYMPLTQELAKELGIYMVSFDRAGYCESDANPKRTEKSTALDVEQLADQLGLGSKFYIIGFSMGGQATWGCLKYIPHRLSGAALLAPVVNYWWAGFPANVSKEGYSEQLVQDQWALRVVHYAPLLTYWWNTQKWFPPSSAVAHNPAIFSRQDKEILPKLAEWTKHAAQIRQQGDFESLHRDLMVGFGSWEFDPMSDIENPFQNNEGSVHVWQGDEDLLVPASLQRYVAGKLPWVHYHELTGAGHMFPFGDGMSDAILKALLLGEK